A window of Nicotiana sylvestris chromosome 8, ASM39365v2, whole genome shotgun sequence genomic DNA:
CATGAGCAGAGTTTCCAATTTTTTTATTGTAATTATTATAATTTTCCTAGCCAAGAAGAGAACAAAACAATTCCATTTTAGGGTATTTTAGGGTATATCGACTAATATTTCCTATGGTCTAGCTCATGGCTTGTGCTAAGTAGCAGTGTAAGAGGTATCCAAGGGTGTAGCCAGGTCAATAAAGTGGGACGAAAATCATGGAGATTAGGTTTTATTTTGTAACAGAGACAAAGAATACAAGGTAATTTTTAAAGTTTCGATGGACGGAGTTACTCCGTAACTGTATTGGTTGGATGTAGCAGGTACTCGATAGAATAATCGAACTATGCTTAAATTGACCCGAACAACAGtcgaaaaagaaacaaagaagaaactAGCAGTCATTAGAGATTGACCTTTAAGTCAGCCAAAGGATAAAAAAAATACTATCTCAATTTAATCATGTGCTCATAAAGTGATTCAACTTTTCAAATGAAGACAAGTTTACCAATTGTTAGAAGACTTGTATATGAAGAGCAAACATGCATTAGTGCAAAATCTTGTTTCCTGGTCAGGGTGAGCACTAGCCGCCGATGACGGGGTGATCACTTAGATTAACTAATTTAAATAACAAAATAATTGTTAAGAAATATCTTCAATATGCACTATTTGTTAGAAACGTAAAAATCAGGTGTCATACGAAAGCTATCTAAGCAAACCTTGAgcgacgataaatcatacaacaaaggagaaatataccaaaagagacacaaacatttaacgtggttcggtcaactgacctacgtccaccgcggagatgagcaatccactatataaaaaagagtacaaaacatcgagagaacaacctcacgaagaggcaaacacaagtgacgcactaacacttgtcccgaaaagttctccccctaaatacTACTCTCAATcccctatggctacattgtggatgctactgaatgagaaggacgaaccttcaatttatagaactccaaactttttcctacaagaaaaaggactagccaagtataggagaattataatttccttctacaaaaaggaaaactcaattaaggtaattatattgctctttccttcaacaaatagaaAAACCAAATATGATAATATAATTATGGCAAACACCTGACACTATTATGTCAAACCTACTAGCTCTCCTTTTTCTTGACATCACAGTGTCAAGTTGCGCGCATCTCAATTATTTCTTTTAGTATCTGCTACCTTTACAATACAAATTTTGCCGAATATCTATTATCTACATCACACAAGTATCGGGACTCTATCCATCAAAATTTAGACACAAACAAATTATGAATATCTACTTTCTCATGATTTTCAAGCATATCTTGGAATAAAGTTCTACTATTGTTTGTGGGATGGAGaagattttcattattttccccCTCTCAAAGTGGACATTGAGATCATCTTCAAATGACACCATTAAATCTTGGTTCTCAAGATTTCCCATAAAGcaaaagaaatcaaagaaaattaaACTTATCTACTATAAAGTAGCCTGACTTTGGAAAAAATTCTTACAAATCAACAATATACTGACTATTTTATGATTGGATGTTCTGGTGGAAGCCAACACACTTGTCTTAAAGCAATCAGCACAAAAATTTGAACCAAATGTCTAAATCACAACCCACAAAATGGTTAGTCCTACTTTTGGAAGCCATGGCAGTTTAGATAGAGTTTTTGATCAATATTGTCCCTTATCTTTGTGGGTAGGTGTATTTTGATTCCTCAAATATAACCTTGAGCATATTTAGTCCCTTAAGTATGCTAAAGTGGAGCACTTTTAGTCTCACTAAAAGAATCTGTCCAAGATCAATTACGGGGTTGGTTTCGGCATTCATCGTCTTTTTAATTTGCTTATCGAAAATATTTTATAAACAAACACCCACTAATAGTACAAAACTGGTAAATTTAAGATTTTAACGTTGAAACTTTTACTTTTAATAATTTCGGTTgattttttcaaaaagaaaagttaaaatttgaaagaaaaaaaaatagtgctGCTAAGGTTACTTCTAGGCATATTATTGAAGCAAACAAATAACCagattatattattatttttaccccgcgccagaaactatttacatctaATAggcgaaaaagtatataaaatttgtataattattGTATATTAACATACAAAACgtatatatacaaaataatatacaaattttatactccctctgttccagtttatgtgaacctatttcctttttggaccgttccaaaaagaatgacatctttctaaatttggtaacaatttagcttaacttacaattttacctttaatgagaagcttttataaccatacaaataccctgggcccctttttgacttgtttaggaccacaaatttcaaaagtcttcaatttttcttaaactccgtgctcagtcaaataggttcacataaattggaacggagggagtatattttttcggctattatttttacaacggttatacagtgtcattttctCATTGAAAATTGGTATAGACGGGGATATCTTCAAGGTCAAAATTTTAGAAGACATTATCTAAAAATGAGGAATTAAAGTGATAATTTGCGTTATCCaataaaaggagaaaaaagtTTTGCTTCAGAGCAGAAGATTTGCTTCATGAATCAGAGTTGGTTACCACTGTTAGTTTTTGAACACATTATGTCAGTGAGCCTAAAGGTGCTTCACTTTAGCATACTTAAGGGACTAAATATGCTCAGGGTTATATTCGAGGGACCAAAATAGACATATCCTCAAAGATAAGGAACAATATTGGTCAAAAACTCGTTTAGATAGGGCAAAAGGGCatcaacaaaaagaaaagaatactGTTTCTCAACTTCCTTCAGTACCAACAGTCAACTTGGGCTCATAAACAAAGTTCAAAAAGTGTCCAATTACAACAACacacccagtaaaatcccactagtagGGTCTTGgaagggtagagtgtacgcagaccatACCCCTATGCCCTGTGAAATTAATCGAGGAGCACACAGTTGACCTCGACACCATGGTTAAAACACAAGTGGTTTTAAATTCTATAATAAAGAGAAATTGTAATCTGACCTGACAACCAAAGACTCAAGAAAAGTAAAAATCAATAATCATCTTTACACAGGactatcaacaacaacaacaacaacaacatcccagtataatcccaccagtggggtctggggagggtagtatgtacgcagaccttacccctaccccaaagggcagagaggctgtttccaggagttACACAGGACTATCAAGTGCTCAATAATGCTCTACTATTATAGTTCAGCCAAATTGGAGGATATTAAAGCAGAATGTAATGGCAACTCCAGtaatataaataatatattaCAAAAAGGTACTGTTTTGCTTTGAAAAAGACTAAAACATAGGAGAGATGAGATGAGGAAAACCTGCCTCCCCCCTGTAATTGTCTTTTACAGCTGAAAAAAtacaaattaaacaaactaattaAACTAGTATTTCCTTTTCCTAATCTTGAAAGTGGATGATCGGATAACATCATCATCAGCCACCATTGTTGCCTCAAGGGCTGCAATGGATTCAGGTTTGGTAAAATAGGTGAACAGGAGGTAGATACCGTCCAAGTATGTATTTGTCTCTCCAGctttattttttttcctaatGCTGTATGCAAGTGGAATAACCCCTCGATTGAAGACCTCGACATACATACCACCACCAGCAACCAGCAACTGCCCAacagaaagaaaagcaaaacgaCATTGGAGGACTTATGAAAACACTTGGTCTAAAGACTTAAAGACTTAATAGTTGCATCATCATTCATGAAATAGCCAGTATTGTGTGCAACTGAAATTGAAGGGAGATAGTGTCGGAACTTGATGTAACTCCATAAAACAGTTGCAATGAATCTATAACGCAAACAATTACATGAAAATTACTTACTCCAGGACAAGTTGAAGCATTAACACTGCAATAAGAATATACATATTGTTTGTAGCTTCAGGTGAAAATCCGAGCAATAACACTGTACAGATTTCTCAAGTTAACAAAGTTAATATTTAGGAACTTGTCCCTTAAATTAGAAGACATAATTCTATGGTTAGCTTTTCTTAGTATGTCTAATCAGTTAATGGCTCAGGAAGGGCATGAAATTGAGCAACCAGAGACTCAGAGATACTGAACCTGGTTAAAAATTAATCACAAAAGGAATAAAATATTCTTGTTAGACAGAAATGGAACtaaaaaagaaagtgaaaaaagAGCTACTTTGAGTTCAAAGGATGCAAAAAAGGTTTAAAGTCGGCAATAGTTTGTGCAGGTGGAGACAGCGAGTTGTGTGGGGTAATGGAGACTTGGAGAGCCAACAAATCATAGCTTTTCCATTGGAAACATAGTGGTTAAAGGTTGCAGATTCAGTGGTTAAAGAAAATCATCTCTCCCTCTGTAACTGTTTTGCTTCtccatcttttcttctttttctttatttttttaactCAACCACCTAATATCTTGATTACCCAATCAATGATCAAACTAAGGCGAAACATAACGATTTACCGGTACTAGCCAAAAATCATAGAAAATCACAAAGTAGTTGCATATGTTGAAGGTGATGATAATTTCGTTAAACCACTAAATGCCACTGGTAAGAGGTAGAGTATTAAGAACATTATAAGAAAAGGGGAGAATTCTAAGAAAACCTCTTTCCTAGGCATGCTTGACTTACTGCAGGCCACAGTGATTAGCAAGGGGCGGATGCAATGTTGCAGCAGCGGGTTCATCTGAACCCAGTACTTTCAACGCGAAGCATAAAATATGTGAAAAAATCCACTGAAATTTCAACAAATTGCAGATATGAACTCATAAtgaacccataattataaaaatacaatGGGTTCAATGCTAAGAACCTTAGAGGATGAACCTATAGAGTTTGAATCCTGAATTGCCTCTGAATGAAAGTATAACACAATATCTAGCTACTACAAAGAAACTTAGAGCCATCCACCTACATCAAGTTTTGTGCCTGTGCGCGGAAATATCTTACATCTATTTGGACTCAAGCAACagatggaaaaaaaaaaaagattaaaagcAAAGTCATTCCATGGGAAAAAGAATAATGAAAATGTAGCAGAAGCCAAGAAATAATTTTCTTCGTTACTCGGATCATATCTATGCCAGCTTAAGTTATGGTGAAATATGAAATTATGCACCGCAGTTCTAAGAGTTTTATTGGATCAACAGCTCAGATTATTAGACGGAGGAAATGGAAGTGTATTCTCTAATACTCCTGTGCTTAAATTATCAATTGCAAAGCTCAAAACTTCTTTTGGTTTCATGCTTCCACCCTTTcacaatgaaaaataaaatagaggATTTTGTAGCCAAGAGAAATAAGAACTGAAGAGAAGAGTAAGCAAGATTGAGAGTCGTATACAAGGGAATAATTACGCTCTCTACATGGCTACATTTTCACCGTAACTAATCTTTTCATTATGAATGCAAACCGAATAACAACTATTTTTCTTCCTCGATTTGTTGTCCCTAGCCATCTTCCTATTCCAAATGAGTACAAATTATCTCCATTTGAATCATTTCTTAATTCACATGGAAACCAGCTGAAGCGTATCAAATGACAAAATAGGCAGCTTAACTTCAAAATACTTACTCCATCTGTCCTAATGTGTGGCACTCTTCACTTCTTATTCATTAACTTCAACAAACATATCAAGAAACAATTTTTCATCATTTGGATACGAAGAGAAGTGCAACTTATAATACTTCTCGTGCAGTTTTCGGCATCCAAATTTTAatggggtattatcacttttagcccgcgtcagaaattatttacatttggtagccgaaaaaagtgtataaaatttgtataatttttgaatATAACATATAGAATGTACATATACAcaaaaactatatatatttttggttattattttgagagcggctataTAGTGTCATTTTTCCAATTTTAATTATAGGAAAATGAATTAGCCTAGCTCATTTTTATCTCAAAAAGTCAGTCAACAAATTGACTGTAAATAAGCATAAACTGCAAACAAATTGTGAAAGATGCAGTATTAGATTCAACAGATAAATGTTTAGCACTCTGAACTTCTACGACTCTCACGCTCAAATAGTAAAAAATCAGCAATTGCAAACTCAAAATTTACAAACGAAAATCAACTAGTTTATATGAACgctctttcctttttagtctgtccAAAAGTAACATTTTATATCTAGAAAAAGTCTAACTTTAACTTCTCatttttcagtcaaatattctcACATAAATTGGGGACGGAGGGAGTATAAAAAATTGCATAAATTCATAATTCATACCTCTTCGTATTTCTGGGTAAGAGCAAGTCTCTCATCTTCAGACATGTCGGGTCTCAAAACCGCCATAGTTTCATAAGGGCGTAACCCAGGAGGACACTGCGGCTCCTCTTTATCTTCAACGGCTGAAATCCCAGACCAAGGTGTAGTTGCTGGTGGCTCATCATCTCCGCCTCCGAATCCACCTTCAAAGAAAGATCCCGAAAATTCTAGAGTCTGGGCCTTCACTATTGGTCCAGATGTCTTACAAGTTTTAGTAAAAGGATGTGTGAGTGAGAGAATTGAAGGTTTAGAAGAGGAGAATGCGGAGAAAGATGGGAATAGTGATGATAAAGAAGAAGACGCCATTGTTGCTGTTTCTTGTAGAGAGATAAAGTGGATAAGGAGGGAAAATTTATTCCCAATTCCAACATTGGTAAAACTTTACAAGAGAAAATTTATTGGCTTTCCTTTAACCACCCCCACAAGACTTCTAAATATGGTTGTACATAATTTGGTATCCAAGTCGAAAATTTTGTTATTTGGTATTCCGTATGGTATttggtttaaattttaaaaaaattggtattagatatggtatttaatattttaaaatgaaatACTAATACTGTAtcgaaatatatattata
This region includes:
- the LOC104240711 gene encoding small ribosomal subunit protein bS6c alpha-like gives rise to the protein MASSSLSSLFPSFSAFSSSKPSILSLTHPFTKTCKTSGPIVKAQTLEFSGSFFEGGFGGGDDEPPATTPWSGISAVEDKEEPQCPPGLRPYETMAVLRPDMSEDERLALTQKYEELLVAGGGMYVEVFNRGVIPLAYSIRKKNKAGETNTYLDGIYLLFTYFTKPESIAALEATMVADDDVIRSSTFKIRKRKY